The DNA sequence TcttgcattcttttttttttctttcttcttgtttgtgCCGCCGCCGGGTCCTTTTTCCATGACGATTTAGCGCATCGATCGACTGCAACATTTAACCACCGCGCCCCGAGCAGCCCGGCCCCGGCGCAGCGCACAGTGTTTGGGTTGGGGTTGGGCCGGGGGCGTGACTTAGGCATTCCTTAGCATTTTCGACGATTTCGTTTCGCGCTCTTTTAGTTGGCGTTGTTTGTTGAAAAAGCATTTCCTTTTTGTACGTGTTCTTATGTTGTGagtttagttttttgtttgtttgttcgtgttttttttttgctcttctctGGTACCGAGACGCGGAAAAAGCGGAGAAGTTGTTTTGCGGTTTCGTTACACGTTGCAAACGTTGATTATATATAGATTTAAAATGGTATACAATACGGATACGGAtttgttcgttttgctttcCGGAGGCGATTCATCGTAACGTCGATGAATTCCCCGCGCTAGGGGTATAATCTCTCCCGCAAACCCATAAAACCCCTAGGGAGTTGatcgattatttgttggtCTTGTCGGAACAGGGACTCGCGTGAGATTAGCAGTGAATGTTCGACCATCTTAGAGCGAGGGTGTGGCGCGAGCGCCCTTTTCGGTCAGGACCTAGGAAATCGATCGCCTTGGGAAGATGGCGAGGGGAACCGAACGGAGGTGGAACGAAGCGAGAGCAGACAGTATATGTAATGAAACGAATAAAAACGCAATTGTATAGTTGgatcaccaaaacacacagtaGTCGTGTTTGAAGCCGTGTTTGTTAATGGAAAACCttgattattgttttttttttaatgcgcaAGAGTATCATCTCATCATCACAATGTCGTACATACAAAAATCCGCTCAATAAAATTAGCAAAAAGTGCgttcaacagcaaaaaaaaaaacgggttcGCTTCGGACTATCGCGCTTCCGCTGTGACATTTACCCGACACATTAACTCAACCTTGGAACACATCCATGATATATTGCGTAATTTATTAATGTTATGCCCCtttaaaaagaataaaaaaaatcatcccttTCTACCGCTCCGTAGACTAATAGTAAACTGCACACTGCCTACTAACTAACGTTAAATTAACTTGCCTAACCATTCCGTCCTGTGGTATCGCTCCCGTGTGTCCTAAACGGTGGACCGTGCAACAAtaaaactgctttttttgtgtatcaACTCTCCTAACACAGCAGGACCGAAACAACGACGgaaatttgttgaaattgCACCCGTTGTGAAATGGGGGGGTTTCTTGGTTCACACTGCTCAATACTTTTTGCCTTTGTTAAACCAGCTGAGCCGTCGCCTCGGTGAGGTGTTCTGAAAATCACACAAATCGAAACAgagttggattttttttttgagggaAGAATGTTCATACAGTGAGTAGTGGCGACTTGTTTGAAAGTtgcaatcacaaaaaaaacaacctcacacacacacacatatatacattACACTAGTTGTGCCTAATGGCTAGAATACGTGCACAATGGTTCAAGAACAGGTAAAAGGCTACTTTCTATCGTAAAATGAAGGGATATCTATATCTaatctaaaaaaaaccttatttGAAAACATATGCCTAGTTCTAAGTATGGAATATCTTCGCATGCATTTATGTTTTGCTGGTTAAAAATTAATATACACAATCATGATTATTGTACGAGTTTCACTCGTGCCTACAGTCACAAACTAAatactttttttgcttctaaaTTCCTCCCACTTgatactgtttttttgtttgttttaccacTGATTCGATTAAAACGAAAGGGGCACCCGTTGCCCAGATGCTCACAGCACACCGCGTTGGGGATTTCAAAGATAATATGGAAAGAATTTCTTCCTGCTAGTTACCTCATCGCGCGGCTGGAAGTTGCTCAGCAGGCTGGACGCACTCATCATCTGCTTGAACTTGCCGGGCGTTTTCGTCCGCCCGGTCCGGGCCGCCGATGCGTCCTGCGCGGCTGCACCATTCGCGTTCGTGTCCCGCAACGCATCCCGGTACTGCACCTCGGCCGGGCCCGGCATGAGCGGACCGTTGAGCGAGAGCCGGCCGGCCCGCTTGCTCGGCGTCGGCGGGCCGGGCCGCTTGTACGAGGTGATGCCGCTAACCTTTCGGCGCGATATCAGTCCGGTGGAGCTGTCGTCGAACGTGGTCGAAATGTTATCCTAAACACATTATAGCAACACGCCCAcattaacacacatacatacatacacacgcacaacacATTAGGATCGAAGGTGGGcggggggaggagggagggGAGAGAGCACGGAAGCACGTAACGGGACATGGACATGCGGCATTGGCTTACCCCCGTGTCATCCTGCGGCGGTATACAGTCCGGTGCGAGGGCCATGTAGTTGGTGCGGAGGTGCGGCGGCTGCCTCGAGTTGCGTCGGGACAGCTCGGAGTAGCGGTCGAAGTCGGCGTGCATCGCATCGGGCGGCGTACAGCGCCCATTCTTCAGCTCGGTCAGATACATGTTATCGAACAGTTCGCCCACTTCATCCTCCATCTGCAGATTGGAGCCTGCAAGTACAGCGCACATGGCACACAGCATGGattaaaaagaattaaaaaaaaaaaacaatacacgcAGCCAAGGCGGAAGAAGCGAATAAAAACAATCCACTCACGAAGGCTGGACTGGGAGGGCAGCATTAGCGACTTTCGATCGCTGCCGTGGTGCTCCTCGATCGTTTTCAGCCTGAGCTGCAACAGCTGGTTCTCCTTGCGCGTTTCCAGATTGCGTTCGTTCATTTCGGCCAGCTGCTTCTGCAGCATGGTGCAGCGCGCTTCCAAGTTTTCAATCTGTAAGTGCAACAGGTGAAACAGCACGCACGTGAGATTCGGAGTCATCTTTGGGGGGGTTTCCGCGGCTGCTGGTACGTACCTTTCTGCGGTAGCCTTCCGCCGTTGCTGCCAGTCCTTGTTTGTCGTGTTCTAGCTTGGTTTTCGATTCTTCGTGTAGCTTTAcctaatttgaaaaaaaaatggaataggagaggagaagaaaaaagaagtcCATCGCGGGTCGCGTTCAgttgttcgctttttttttcgtttttcttgcAGTATTTCAAATTCCGCTGACCACGTGGCACAATTTCAACTGAAACCCCCGAGGAGGCAAAAAGCCCTTATCCAAAATGCCATATTAAGGCACTAACGATGGTATCAACGGTAATGTCATAGACAACAAAAACCCTGTGAGTAAGTTCAAACGAGTCCATCTTTATTCAACAAACAACCAATCAATAACGATTATAATGTAGACAAACATATGCGCGAATACTCCCGTTTTTTTGGGGTATTCGCATGGCTTTTAGCAACTTATGCACATCgatccacgcacacacacacacacacgcacaaacacacacatacacatcagCACTCTCAAAAGTATGGAGGCTGTTTGGGCTTGAGTATGAGTTCAAATTGATCCCATGACGAGGCAACGGTGGCAACCACCGTCGCGCAAAGCAATACGATTGGGATGACACAGACCAAAGACCATCCGGATCGGCCCGAATGCTGTAattagaagaaagaaagaaaaaaaaagcggacACCACAGAATCAGGATTACACACCTTGCCACGTGTTTGATGACGAAACGAGTTAAAATGATGGAATTAGAGCAAAGGAAGACAAAAACCGAAATACCCAAAATGTGGATCGTCTGAGGGGGGGATATGGAGTGCATGCTGTAATGTTGTGTCGGTGCTAATGATCGATTTTGTTCCCATCACAAATGCCCTGGAGGGGGTGGGCCtcaagtacaaaaaaaaagtcgtgcAATGTATGTCCGCGTGGGTCGTGGGTGCCTTAGGGCGCGAAATTCAACCAAGTCAGCGTGGTAAGTAAGAGAAcagctactactgctactacacCTCGACTACTTACCATATGATTCTTCATCTTCTCCATGGTGTTCTGGTGCTCGATCCGCGACTCGTGCAGCTTCTCGTGCAGCTCCTTCTTTAGGGCGGCACGCTCCTGGGCCCATTCCGCTTCCTTCTCGGCGTGCGTCTTCCGCGCACTGTACAGCTTCACCGACAATATTTCACAATCCGTGACGTACTGCTCGTTCTCGGCCAGTACCTTGTCGTACTGTGCCTTCAGCGTGTCCAGCTGCGCCTCCTTCGCGACAATCTCCTGCTGCAGGCTGGGCAGCTGGCCACCATCGTCGGACAACTTCTGCGCCTGCTCGGTGCACTTTGCGGTCAGCTCTTCCGCCTGCCGTTTCGCTGCCAGGTACTGCCGGCTGAGCTCTTCGCACTTTTGCCGTTCCTCGTCGAGCTGTTGCTGCAGCACGGCTAGCTTGTCAGCCGTTTCCGCTTGCTTGCTGCAGATATCCTGATGCGACTGTTCCAGCCgctgttgctgatgttgtAGGCCTACCGCTCTTTGTCTCTCCTTTTCGAGGTCGTGGGCGAGCTGCGATTTCGCTTCCTGGACGCTCTCGAGCGATCGGCGCAGCGTGTCCGTCTTCTCGTCCATCGTCGCTTGCAAGCGAGCGACCTCTTGCTGTAGGCTgatcttttcattttcaagcGTCAGACGGTCGAGATCCTCTTCCTTTGCCTTTTGAACCAACTGGGACTGTTTCGTTTCGTACTGCAGCTTCAGCTGCTCAAGTTCCGCTGTCTTGCCCGCAAGCTGCTGTTGCAGATCGGACACTTCCGTTCGATTTTCCGACAACGATTTCATCAGCTTTGTGCATTGCGAATCTAGATCGTCGGCCTGGCGTTTCATTGCTAAGTATTGGCAATTGATTTCCTCcgatttttctctctcttcctccaGGTTCTGCTGCAGTAGCGATATTTTCGCAAGCATTTCCGACCGCTCACTGTCGCCAAGCTTTTCCGCCAGAGTCTTCGCCTCGTCCATTGCCTTGAGTTGATGCTGCAGTTCTCCGATTTTAACCAATTCCTGTTCTAAGCTGTTCGTGATTTGCGTTTTGGTTAGCTCGAGCACTTCTACCGATTGACGCAGCGATGTATTCGTAGCCTTTATATCATCAAGCTCCTGAATCAGCTGTTTCTTCTCTACTTCAAGCTCCTCCGTACGACGGTTCAGACCAGCTGTCTTAGCCATTTCCTGTTCCAGATTGTCTGCGAGttgctttttcgtttgttcgaTCGCTTCCAAAGATCGTTGGAGTTCAGCGATGTTCTCACTCTTCGATGTTTTTGCAACTTCAAGCTCCTGCATCAGCTGCTTCTTTTCAGTTTCAAGCTCCTCCGTCCGACGATTCAGATTAGCAGTCTTAGCCATTTCCTGTTCCAGATTGTCTGCGAGttgctttttcgtttgttcgaTCGCTTCCAAAGATCTTTGGAGTTCCGCGTTGTTCTTACTCATCGATGTTTTTGCAACCTCAAGCTCATGCATCAGCTGCTTCTTCTCAACTTCAAGCTCCTCCGTACGACGGTTCAGATCAGCTGTCTTAGTCATTTCCTGTTCCAGATTGTCTGCGAGttgctttttcgtttgttcgaTCGCTTCCAAAGATCGTTGGAGTTCAGCGATGTTCTCACTCTTCGATGTTTTTGCAACTTCAAGCTCCTGCATCAGCTGCTTCTTTTCAGTTTCAAGCTCCTCCGTACGACGGTTCAGATTAGCAGTCTTAGCCATTTCCTGTTCCAGATTGTCTGCGAGttgctttttcgtttgttcgaTCGCTTCCAAAGATCGTTGGAGTTCAGCGATGTTCTCACTCTTCGATGTTTTTGCAACTTCAAGCTCCTGCATCAGCTGCTTCTTTTCAGTTTCAAGCTCCTCCGTCCGACGATTCAGATTAGCAGTCTTAGCCATTTCCTGTTCCAGATTGTCTGCGAGttgctttttcgtttgttcgttCGCTTCCAAAGATCGTTGGAGTTCAGCGATGTTCTCACTCTTCGATGTTTTTGCAACTTCAAGCTCCTGCATCAGCTGCTTCTTTTCAGTTTCAAGCTCCTCCGTCCGACGATTCAGATTAGCAGTCTTAGCCATTTCCTGTTCCAGATTGTCTGCGAGttgctttttcgtttgttcgaTCGCTTCCAAAGATCTTTGGAGTTCCGCGTTGTTCTTACTCATCGATGTTTTTGCAACCTCAAGCTCATGCATCAGCTGCTTCTTCTCAACTTCAAGCTCCTCCGTACGACGGTTCAGATCAGCTGTCTTAGTCATTTCCTGTTCCAGATTGTCTGCGAGttgctttttcgtttgttcgaTCGCTTCCAAAGATCGTTGGAGTTCAGCGATGTTCTCACTCTTCGATGTTTTTGCAACTTCAAGCTCCTGCATCAGCTGCTTCTTTTCAGTTTCAAGCTCCTCCGTACGACGGTTCAGATTAGCAGTCTTAGCCATTTCCTGTTCCAGATTGTCTGCGAGttgctttttcgtttgttcgaTCGCTTCCAAAGATCGTTGGAGTTCAGCGATGTTCTCACTCTTCGATGTTTTTGCAACTTCAAGCTCCTGCATCAGCTGCTTCTTTTCAGTTTCAAGCTCCTCCGTCCGACGATTCAGATTAGCAGTCTTAGCCATTTCCTGTTCCAGATTGTCTGCGAGttgctttttcgtttgttcgttCGCTTCCAAAGATCGTTGGAGTTCAGCGATGTTCTCACTCTTCGATGTTTTTGCAACTTCAAGCTCCTGCATCAGCTGCTTCTTTTCAGTTTCAAGCTCCTCCGTACGACGGTTCAGATTAGCAGTCTTAGCCATTTCCTGTTCCAGATTGTCTGCGAGttgctttttcgtttgttcgaTCGCTTCCAAAGATCTTTGGAGTTCCGCGTTGTTCTTACTCATCGATGTTTTTGCAACCTCAAGCTCATGCATCAGCTGCTTCTTCTCAACTTCAAGCTCCTCCGTACGACGGTTCAGATCAGCTGTCTTAGTCATTTCCTGTTCCAGATTGTCTGCGAGttgctttttcgtttgttcgaTCGCTTCCAAAGATCGTTGGAGTTCAGCGATGTTCTCACTCTTCGATGTTTTTGCAACTTCAAGCTCCTGCATCAGCTGCTTCTTTTCAGTTTCAAGCTCCTCCGTCCGACGATTCAGATCAGCTGTCTTAGCCATTTCCTGTTCCAGATTATCTGCGAGttgctttttcgtttgttcgaTCGCTTCCAAAGATCTTTGGAGTTCCGCGTTGTTCTCACTCATCGATGTTTTTGCAACCTCAAGCTCCTGCATCAGCTGCTTCTTCTCAACTTCAAGCTCCTCCGTACGACGGTTCAGATCAGCTGTCTTAGCCATTTCCTGTTCCAGATTGTCTGCGAGttgctttttcgtttgttcgaTCGCTTCCAAAGATCGTTGGAGTTCAACGATGTTCTCACTCTTCGATGTTTTGCAACTTCAAGCTCCTGCATCAGCTGTTTTCTTTTCAGCTTTAAGTTCCTCCGTACGACGGTTCAGATCAACTGTCTTAGCCATTTCCTGTTCCAGATTGTCTACGAGttgctttttcgtttgttcgaTCGCTTCCAAAGATCGTTGGAGTTCAGCGATGTTCTCACTCTTCGATGTTTTTGCAACTTCAAGCTCCTGCATCAGCTGTTTCTTTTCAGCTTTAAGTTCCTCCGTACGACGGTTCAGATCAGCTGTCTTAGCCATTTCCTGTTCCAGATTATCTGCGAGttgctttttcgtttgttcgaTCGCTTCCAAAGATCGTTGGAGTTCAGCGATGTTCTCACTCATCGATGTTTTTGCAACTTCAAGCTCCTCCATCAGCTGCTTCTTCTCAACTTCAAGCTCTTCCGTCCGAAGGTTCAGATCAGCAGTCTTGGCCATTTCCTGTTCCAAATTGTCTGCGAGttgctttttcgtttgttcgaTCGCTTCCAAAGATCGTTGGAGTTCAGCGATGTTCTCACTCTTCGATGTTTTTGCAACTTCAAGCTCCTGCATCAGCTGCTTCTTCTCAACTTCAAGCTCTTCCGTCCGAAGGTTCAGATC is a window from the Anopheles merus strain MAF chromosome X, AmerM5.1, whole genome shotgun sequence genome containing:
- the LOC121598299 gene encoding LOW QUALITY PROTEIN: early endosome antigen 1 (The sequence of the model RefSeq protein was modified relative to this genomic sequence to represent the inferred CDS: substituted 1 base at 1 genomic stop codon); this encodes MAEVPSPRMEESFWRGVVLRWVERSGLNPGQDYIDLAACYDSFRSKLKGAYELQEATVAEFMRAKFPRFELRLGPGGEIPESEYVYVFSLMLYFSCIKHPVPYFQNIGKEFDEPFQYSMKAFLHSFVSEGSKEMRIDRPFLERAFGNAARSADAGSSATLCQSAVQMITSTPNGKREMKKPSPVTPKSVALEWKVKNLSELLVTARAENTSQERQIEQLLQSVQELQEEKRRNLAKISALELKEACVCMSDSVDYLAHPLGRATEQLQKQLESKNRTIEALEEELSRAKETASTEMERYRAMKKQYDTLEEDNQLMKLTAEALREELAAKDGANQNLAEAVNDLRRFIRENHLTNGQPMEPLESSFEFLDRSFKNVTPGDDSLCNDSETLAATVVDVKLKEKEHENECLNRKVQELEQRWEEQCKAHAQQLARMQTEAQQLAQTLEACERAKAQLEDHLEREKATTNELNAWKVQLNQQLADAKVLMDKKVAEQQQSLGRALEQAKAELVDQLLKYQTIMAELENEKKQLVKQREEIKASMSAENAELRRSLEAIEQNKTQLAASLKMERALVEDLTRRNQELEAQKTQLKEEFETSKASTDAKIAALLQSLDANEQTKAQLADNLEKLMEKTQSLTSRNTELDVVKQQLTEELEVVKKSMHESNAGFQRSLEALEHTKTKLADNLEKEIAKTADLNRRTETLEVEKKQLTEELEVAKTSMSENIAQLQRSLEAIEQTKKQLADNLEQEMAKTADLNLRTEELEVEKKQLMEELEVAKTSKSENIAELQRSLEAIEQTKKQLADNLEQEMANTADLNRRTEELKAEKKQLMQELEVAKTSKSENIAELQRSLEAIEQTKKQLADNLEQEMAKTADLNLRTEELEVEKKQLMQELEVAKTSKSENIAELQRSLEAIEQTKKQLADNLEQEMAKTADLNLRTEELEVEKKQLMEELEVAKTSMSENIAELQRSLEAIEQTKKQLADNLEQEMAKTADLNRRTEELKAEKKQLMQELEVAKTSKSENIAELQRSLEAIEQTKKQLVDNLEQEMAKTVDLNRRTEELKAEKKTADAGAXSCKTSKSENIVELQRSLEAIEQTKKQLADNLEQEMAKTADLNRRTEELEVEKKQLMQELEVAKTSMSENNAELQRSLEAIEQTKKQLADNLEQEMAKTADLNRRTEELETEKKQLMQELEVAKTSKSENIAELQRSLEAIEQTKKQLADNLEQEMTKTADLNRRTEELEVEKKQLMHELEVAKTSMSKNNAELQRSLEAIEQTKKQLADNLEQEMAKTANLNRRTEELETEKKQLMQELEVAKTSKSENIAELQRSLEANEQTKKQLADNLEQEMAKTANLNRRTEELETEKKQLMQELEVAKTSKSENIAELQRSLEAIEQTKKQLADNLEQEMAKTANLNRRTEELETEKKQLMQELEVAKTSKSENIAELQRSLEAIEQTKKQLADNLEQEMTKTADLNRRTEELEVEKKQLMHELEVAKTSMSKNNAELQRSLEAIEQTKKQLADNLEQEMAKTANLNRRTEELETEKKQLMQELEVAKTSKSENIAELQRSLEANEQTKKQLADNLEQEMAKTANLNRRTEELETEKKQLMQELEVAKTSKSENIAELQRSLEAIEQTKKQLADNLEQEMAKTANLNRRTEELETEKKQLMQELEVAKTSKSENIAELQRSLEAIEQTKKQLADNLEQEMTKTADLNRRTEELEVEKKQLMHELEVAKTSMSKNNAELQRSLEAIEQTKKQLADNLEQEMAKTANLNRRTEELETEKKQLMQELEVAKTSKSENIAELQRSLEAIEQTKKQLADNLEQEMAKTAGLNRRTEELEVEKKQLIQELDDIKATNTSLRQSVEVLELTKTQITNSLEQELVKIGELQHQLKAMDEAKTLAEKLGDSERSEMLAKISLLQQNLEEEREKSEEINCQYLAMKRQADDLDSQCTKLMKSLSENRTEVSDLQQQLAGKTAELEQLKLQYETKQSQLVQKAKEEDLDRLTLENEKISLQQEVARLQATMDEKTDTLRRSLESVQEAKSQLAHDLEKERQRAVGLQHQQQRLEQSHQDICSKQAETADKLAVLQQQLDEERQKCEELSRQYLAAKRQAEELTAKCTEQAQKLSDDGGQLPSLQQEIVAKEAQLDTLKAQYDKVLAENEQYVTDCEILSVKLYSARKTHAEKEAEWAQERAALKKELHEKLHESRIEHQNTMEKMKNHMVKLHEESKTKLEHDKQGLAATAEGYRRKIENLEARCTMLQKQLAEMNERNLETRKENQLLQLRLKTIEEHHGSDRKSLMLPSQSSLRSNLQMEDEVGELFDNMYLTELKNGRCTPPDAMHADFDRYSELSRRNSRQPPHLRTNYMALAPDCIPPQDDTGDNISTTFDDSSTGLISRRKVSGITSYKRPGPPTPSKRAGRLSLNGPLMPGPAEVQYRDALRDTNANGAAAQDASAARTGRTKTPGKFKQMMSASSLLSNFQPRDENTSPRRRLSWFNKGKKY